The Juglans regia cultivar Chandler chromosome 2, Walnut 2.0, whole genome shotgun sequence genome includes a window with the following:
- the LOC109016347 gene encoding uncharacterized protein LOC109016347, whose amino-acid sequence MSSSSSLSSSMSSSLFPKRTLGQTHCFCKVDATLKYSSTRRNPGRPFLGCPKYNTEGLPYCKFFKWADGNEEIEFRLQERNNELLRKENELEKMMDDVEKTKTELRKRVDEIEKRELVVSNREKELLEQQTEMRRGRILLRLYWGFLFVVVCYLVLFK is encoded by the exons atgtcatcatcatcatcattatcatcatcaatgTCTTCTTCATTATTTCCAAAACGTACTTTGGGACAAACACACTGCTTCTGTAAGGTCGATGCCACATTGAAATATTCAAGTACTAGaagaaatccaggacgacccttcttagggtgtccaaagtacaataCAGAG ggattaccatACTGTAAATTTTTCAAGTGGGCAGATGGTAATGAAGAAATTGAGTTCCGACTtcaagaaagaaacaatgaaCTATTAAGGAAGGAGAATGAGCTCGAGAAGATGATGGACGATGTGGAAAAGACGAAAACTGAGCTCCGTAAAAGAGTGGATGAAATCGAGAAGAGAGAGCTGGTGGTATCCAATAGAGAGAAGGAGCTTCTGGAACAACAAACTGAAATGAGGCGTGGACGCATACTACTTCGGTTATATTGgggttttttatttgtagttgtaTGTTACTTGGTATTATTTAAGTAA
- the LOC118347647 gene encoding protein FAR1-RELATED SEQUENCE 5-like, translating into MNAFFDGYVNAKTNLKEFVDQFDNALRKKIENENAADFHSFSVTTPCISRSPIEKRFQELYTNSKFKEVQQQVTGMIDMNPKLHESIGAIQTYLVKDEVHLAEFTKQVTYSVDFIEKDSAAKCSCGLFQMRGILCRHILAVFRCNEITYLPDSYVLDRWRKDIKRRYTLINSSYDAGEQRADSNRYSEMLNICYQMITLAAGSKEHTQDAKAKLYAMIELYRANQEPPSLTQTGSNVPISAGGTTTVGGSGQVRSPNVVRGKGRPPSLRRASRMEKDMRKVKAKIKKAQGKGKRKEGDVRDTPILSTQRSLFGHEENELANAGYVQANPESTVFDIGGTQIRGIGIQSQESMQIGLDGSQPIDFGLDGSQPMMLFNGLSPVEEYERSWEQNEELGLNDIDTSSTDAAYNLTDTKMGEFL; encoded by the exons atgaatgccttCTTCGACGGGTATGTTAATGCTAAGACGAACCTCAAAGAGTTTGTTGACCAGTTTGATAACGCATTgagaaaaaagattgagaatgaaaatgccGCGGACTTCCACTCATTCAGTGTCACAACCCCCTGCATATCTAGGTCTCCAATTGAGAAGAGGTTTCAAGAATTGTACACAAATTCTAAATTCAAGGAAGTACAACAGCAAGTTACCGGTATGATCGATATGAATCCAAAGTTACATGAGAGCATTGGTGCAATACAAACATATTTGGTAAAGGATGAAGTTCATTTGGCAGAGTTCACTAAGCAAGTTACATATTCTGTGGActttattgaaaaagattcaGCTGCAAAGTGTTCTTGTGGATTATTCCAGATGAGAGGGATATTGTGTAGGCACATTTTGGCCGTATTTAGATGTAACGAGATTACATATTTGCCAGATAGTTATGttttagatcgatggaggaaggatatcAAACGGCGATACACGTTGATCAATAGTAGTTATGATGCGGGGGAACAACGGGCAGATTCTAATAGATATTCAGAGATGTTGAATATCTGTTATCAGATGATTACTCTTGCAGCAGGTTCGAAAGAGCATACTCAGGATGCAAAAGCTaagttatatgcaatgattgaGTTGTATCGTGCCAACCAAGAACCCCCATCTCTGACCCAAACGGGTTCCAATGTTCCAATATCAGCAGGGGGCACAACTACTGTTGGTGGTTCTGGGCAAGTACGTAGTCCAAATGTTGTACGTGGGAAAGGCAGACCCCcatctctgaggagagcatccaggatggagaagGATATGCGAAAAGTTAAAGCGAAGATCAAAAAAGCACAAGGAAAGGGAAAACGCAAAGAG GGAGATGTACGAGATACACCTATATTGAGCACACAGAGATCCTTATTTGGCCATGAGGAGAATGAACTGGCCAATGCTGGATACGTGCAG GCCAATCCAGAATCCACAGTTTTTGACATTGGTGGAACCCAAATCCGAGGAATAGGGATTCAAAGTCAAGAAAGT ATGCAAATTGGATTGGATGGATCACAGCCGATTGActttgggttggatggatcacaacc TATGATGTTATTTAATGGCTTGTCTCCAGTTGAGGAGTATGAGAGGTCGTGGGAGCAGAACGAGGAATTGGGTCTGAACGATATTGACACGTCTTCAACCGATGCTGCATATAACTTGACTGATACGAAAATGGGGGAATTTTTATAA
- the LOC118347648 gene encoding protein FAR-RED IMPAIRED RESPONSE 1-like — translation MGLHFHPSAPLEPEFLHLRLSGSPSAPLPNPSFSLPQSRCSCIAYLPFPSVVAVAVVGQSTSLSRGRRRGMGNGKEHPSMLTPFPPTPLINTSSTTSILVGSDPNRPGGGETEAPCTSSTVEEINKDRPNPQETKDCSAGTSQNVEIDCDDMIEEPKSGMEFDSLQDLVSYYKEYGKKCGFGVMTKRTEREEDDTVRYVTLACARGGKARNRTFNVANPRPTGKTECKAKINALKSDGKLRLTTVHNIHNHGLSPKKARFFRCNREVSDAVKRVLDTNDMAGVRMNKSFGSLVVGAGGYENLPFLEKDCRNYIDKARHLRLGAGGAGALREYFCRMQYKNPGFFALMDLDDEGRLKNVFWADPRSRAAYQYFGDVVTFDTTYLTNRYGMPFAPFVGCMDGIAPKAIITDQDRAMKNAIGIVFPNTRHRFCLWHILKKVPEKLGSYGSYKTGMKNTLMKCVYDSQSIDEFETSWV, via the exons ATGGGTCTCCATTTTCATCCATCTGCGCCTCTCGAACCCGAGTTTCTCCATCTGCGCCTGTCCGGTTCTCCATCTGCGCCTCTCCCGAACCCGAGTTTCTCTCTTCCACAGTCTCGCTGCTCTTGCATAGCTTATCTTCCATTTCCGTCGGTTGTTGCAGTCGCCGTTGTGGGACAGTCCACATCTCTGAGTCGCGGTCGTCGTCGCGG TATGGGAAACGGTAAAGAACATCCATCTATGCTAACACCATTTCCTCCAACTCCTCTCATCAATACAAGCTCCACTACAAGCATACTAGTTGGGTCAGACCCTAATAGACCTGGTGGTGGGGAAACTGAAGCGCCATGTACATCCTCTACAGTTGAAGAAATTAATAAGGATAGACCAAATCCACAGGAAACCAAGGATTGCAGTGCCGGGACATCTCAGAATGTTGAAATTGATTGTGATGATatgattgaggagccaaagtcgGGGATGGAGTTTGATTCTCTTCAAGATTTAGTGAGTTATTATAAGGAGTATGGTAAGAAGTGCGGGTTTGGAGTGATGACAAAAAGGACTGAGAGGGAAGAAGATGATACTGTTAGGTATGTCACCCTTGCATGTGCGCGTGGTGGGAAGGCCCGTAATAGAACTTTCAATGTCGCCAACCCACGTCCGACAGGAAAAAcggaatgtaaggcaaagattaatgccttaaaatcTGACGGAAAACTGCGGTTGACTACGGTTCATAATATCCATAATCACGGGCTTAGTCCAAAGAAAGCTCGTttctttcgatgtaatagagaagtgagtgatGCCGTAAAAAGAGTTCTAGATACAAATGATATGGCTGGTGTCCGAATGAACAAGAGTTTtggatctcttgttgttggcgcGGGCGGGTACGAGAACCTCCCGTTTCTGGAAAAGGATTGTCGTAACTATATCGACAAGGCAAGACATCTACGACTTGGCGCAGGTGGTGCCGGTGCACTTCgagagtatttttgtaggatgcagtacaaaaatcctGGGTTCTTTGCgttgatggatttagatgatgaaGGGAGGTTAAAGAATGTCTTCTGGGCAGACCCACGTAGTAGAGCAGCCTACCAATATTTCGGTgatgtggtcacattcgacacTACATACCTGACCAATAGATATGGGATGccgtttgcaccatttgttggt tgtatggatggtatagctCCTAAAGCTATTATCACTGACCAAGAtagagcgatgaaaaatgcaattggtATTGTTTTCCCAAATACCCGACATAGATTTTGTTTATGGCATATACTGAAGAAAGTGCCGGAGAAGCTTGGCTCCTATGGTTCCTACAAAACTGGGATGAAAAATACATTGATGAAATGTGTATATGACAGTCAAAGTATTGATGAGTTTGAGACAAGTTGGGTGTAG
- the LOC108995447 gene encoding flavonol synthase/flavanone 3-hydroxylase-like has product MAGSGIPTVDLSPFFSSNGDQGDKKKKLAMDAIYQSCLEHGFFRIGNHGVPLDLMNRALQLSKTFFEYPDEEKLKFSPVSAAPLPAGYNRQPQNSPDKNEYLLLFPPNSGFNIYPQNPPEFREVLEEIFSHLTRTGMLVESILNECLGLPPNFLKEYNQDRSWDFMAALRYFPATEVESNGISEHEDGNLITFVFQDEVGGLEVLKNGEWIPVTPVEDTIVVNLGDVIQVLSNKKFKSATHRVVRREERSRFSYAYFYNLQGDKWVEPLSQFTKEIGEPPKYRGFQYKEYQQLRMRNMTHPPSRPEDVINITHYEIST; this is encoded by the exons ATGGCCGGCTCAGGCATTCCCACAGTTGATCTGTCTCCTTTCTTTAGTAGCAATGGTGATCAGggagacaagaagaagaaattagcAATGGACGCAATTTACCAGTCTTGTTTAGAGCATGGGTTCTTCCGTATTGGGAACCATGGGGTGCCACTCGACCTGATGAACCGTGCCCTCCAACTCTCCAAGACATTTTTTGAGTACCCTGATGAGGAAAAGCTCAAGTTTAGTCCTGTATCTGCTGCACCTCTTCCTGCTGGTTACAATAGGCAGCCTCAAAACTCACCGGACAAGAATGAGTACTTGCTCCTCTTTCCACCCAACTCTGGCTTCAATATCTACCCCCAAAACCCACCGGAATTCAG GGAAGTATTGGAAGAGATTTTCTCCCACTTAACCAGAACTGGAATGCTTGTAGAGAGCATCTTAAATGAGTGCTTGGGTCTCCCTCCCAACTTCCTTAAGGAATACAATCAAGATAGGAGCTGGGATTTCATGGCAGCTTTGCGTTATTTCCCGGCAACTGAAGTAGAGAGTAATGGTATCTCGGAACATGAAGATGGGAATTTGATCACATTTGTGTTTCAAGACGAAGTTGGTGGCCTAGAAGTTCTCAAAAATGGAGAATGGATTCCTGTAACTCCAGTTGAAGACACCATTGTTGTCAATCTAGGCGATGTCATTCAG GTGTTGAGCAACAAAAAATTTAAGAGTGCTACTCACAGAGTGgtgagaagagaagaaagaagcaGATTCTCGTATGCATATTTCTATAACTTGCAAGGAGACAAGTGGGTGGAACCATTATCACAGTTCACCAAAGAGATTGGAGAGCCACCAAAGTACAGAGGATTCCAATACAAAGAGTATCAGCAGCTGAGGATGAGAAACATGACCCATCCACCCTCACGACCTGAAGATGTTATAAACATTACCCACTATGAAATATCCACCTAG
- the LOC108995473 gene encoding NAP1-related protein 2 has protein sequence MGADKGKKLKVAEKDEEDNNSEAIDEKLVLSIEKLQEIQDELEKINEEASDKVLEVEQKYNEIRKPVYDKRNDIIKAIPDFWLTAFLSHPALSELLSEEDQKIFKYLSSLEVEDFKDVKSGYSITLHFNPNPYFEDTKLTKTFTYADDDGTTKITATSIKWKEGMGIPNGVNYEKKGSKRPASDESFFSWFTDIQEKDHLDDIHDEIAEIIKEDLWPNPLTYFNNDADEEDFDEEGAGEEGKDGDDSEEDEDDQEDDDDDDEDDEDGGEDDGK, from the exons ATGGGGGCTGACAAGGGAAAGAAGCTGAAGGTAGCGGAGAAAGACGAGGAGGATAACAACTCGGAGGCCATCGATGAGAAACTTGTCCTCTCCATCGAGAAGCTGCAGGAGATACAAGACGAGCTCGAAAAG ATAAATGAGGAGGCTAGTGATAAGGTCCTGGAAGTGGAGCAGAAGTATAATGAGATACGCAAGCCTGTTTACGATAAGCgaaatgatattattaaagCCATTCCTGACTTCTGGTTGACTGCT TTTTTGAGTCATCCTGCTCTAAGTGAGCTTTTGAGTGAAGAGGATCAAAAG ATATTCAAGTATTTAAGTTCTCTGGAAGTAGAGGATTTCAAAGATGTCAAATCGGGTTACTCTATCACATTG CACTTTAACCCAAACCCTTATTTTGAAGATACAAAGCTTACAAAGACATTCACTTATGCTGACGATGATGGAACAACAAAAATTACTGCGACATCAATAAAATGGAAAGAGGGCATG GGCATACCAAATGGGGTTAACTATGAGAAGAAAGGGAGCAAGCGGCCTGCTAGCGATGAAAG CTTCTTTAGCTGGTTTACCGATATTCAAGAGAAAGATCACTTGGATGACATTCATGATGAG ATTGCAGAAATCATCAAGGAGGATTTATGGCCAAATCCACTCACTTACTTCAATAAT GATGCGGATGAGGAAGACTTTGACGAGGAAGGGGCCGGAGAAGAG GGAAAGGATGGTGATGACTCTGAAGAGGATGAGGATGACCAAGAagatgacgacgacgacgacgaagaCGATGAAGATGGTGGTGAGGATGATGGCAAGTGA